The Candidatus Celerinatantimonas neptuna DNA segment AAAATCTTAACATTCATGATGCCCAGATTATGTCTAGCCGTGATGGCTACGTTTTGGATACATTTATTGTATTAGATCCAGACGGGCAACCCATTTCACCAGAACGTCAGCAATATATCAAAAAAAGTCTGATCACTATGTTGCATTTTCAACGTCCGGCAACACTGGAAAACAGAACGATTTCACGTCAAGTCAAACAATTCTCAGTACGAACGCACGTAGAGTTTCTACCAACCCGTGGCAACCGGACTCTGATGGAATTAACGACATTAGATCGTCCTGGTCTACTTGCATCTGTCGGAGCAGTCTTACAATCATTAAACTACATCATTCAGGGGTCAAAAATTACGACCATTGGTGAAAAAGCTGAAGATTTCTTTATCATATCGAAAGAAGACCGAACCCGACTCAATAAAGCACAGCAACAACAACTCAAAATGTTGCTGGAACAACAACTTGATCAGGAAATTCTCGCTCAAACCTGTTAACACATTTTATGGAGATTTTAATGAGCACAACTCTTTTTAGCTTAGGCCTTGGTCTTGGTAGCAAAAATAACCAACAACAATGGTTAGAAGTATTTTACCCTGCTCCTCTGGTTCAAATTGAACACCATCCCATCAGCCCATTGCTTGATGCAGCAGGATATACACAAGGAAACCGAGTCATTGAATTATCAGAAGAAAAACTGACTAAAATGCAACAAGCTAATATTGGCGATCAGTGGAAATTATTACTAACTCAATTGATTGAACGACAGGCAAAAGACCAAATAGCCGTGCTAACCGTGCTTGAAAACGATAGTGCTCCACAATCGACACCTGAAGCTTATCTAAAGTTACAACTGCTATCCCATCGCTTAGTGAAACCTCATGGCACAGACCTAACCGGTATTTTTGCCGTACTCCCTAACATTGCGTGGACTAATCAGGGAGCAATCGATCCATCTGAGTTACCAGAACGCCAACTCAAAGCACGCCTAGAAGGAAAACACCTGGATGTTACATCTATCGATAAATTCCCAAAAATGACCGATTATGTCATTCCTAGAGGCGTTCGTATTGCCTCGACATCACGGGTTCGTCTGGGTGCTTATCTTGGTGAAGGGACCACAGTAATGCATGAAGGCTTCT contains these protein-coding regions:
- the dapD_1 gene encoding 2,3,4,5-tetrahydropyridine-2,6-dicarboxylate N-succinyltransferase; protein product: MSTTLFSLGLGLGSKNNQQQWLEVFYPAPLVQIEHHPISPLLDAAGYTQGNRVIELSEEKLTKMQQANIGDQWKLLLTQLIERQAKDQIAVLTVLENDSAPQSTPEAYLKLQLLSHRLVKPHGTDLTGIFAVLPNIAWTNQGAIDPSELPERQLKARLEGKHLDVTSIDKFPKMTDYVIPRGVRIASTSRVRLGAYLGEGTTVMHEGFCNFNAGTHGISMVEGRISSGVTVGNNSDLGGGCSTMGTLSGGGKVIISIGENCLIGANAGTGIPLGDRCTIESGLYITAGTKVTLLDEQKQPAGTAKARELAGRSDLLFRRNSQSGAIECLTNKSAIELNHELHDHN